One Acropora palmata chromosome 2, jaAcrPala1.3, whole genome shotgun sequence genomic window, AATCATGGTTCAGATCGAGTTCCTTGATCTCCTTTGCGCGTGACTCTACGGGTGTGGACTCGACAACTTCTTTACTGTTAGACGTGAACTTGTGGAGTCTGAAGCCGCCTTTCATGCACATCTCAGTGCTGTTCTTGATCAATTCAATGGCTTCACGTACCGTAGGGACCGACTTAAGCCCATCGTCAACATAGAAATTCTCCTTAATAAAGGAAGCTGCTTCTACTCCAAACTCATTTACACCATCATCGGCGGCAGTTCTAAAGGTCAAATTAGCACAGCCCGGGGAGGAGGTGGCTCCAAATAGGTGTACTGTCATTCTATATTCTGTTGGCGCCTTTGTGGTGTCTCCTTGTTCCCACCAAAGAAAACGGAGGAGGTCACGATGCTCTTCATTGACGTGGACCTGGTGGAACATGCCCTCGATGTCACAAGCGAATGCCACAGGTTCTTGTCTGAAGCGGCACAGGATACCAACCAAGGAGTTTGTCAGATCGGGGCCTTGCAGAAGGTGGCGATTAAGGGAATGTCCCTGGAAATCTGCCGAACAATCGAAGACCACTCGTAGCTTCTCGGGTTTCTTAGGGTGATACACCCCATGGTGAGGAACGTACCAAACGGTTTCATACCGCTCGGGGGCTTTCTCTGCGTGGCCTTCTTCTAGCATCTTCTGCATGAATGCCACGTAATCCTCCTTGTATTTCGAGTCGATGGCGAATCTTCGACCTAGCTGATGTAAAAGTACTTCAGCGTGTTTCTTGTTGCATGGTAAGCGAACATTTTCGTTTCGAAGTGGTAAGGAGATTTCGTAATGCCCATTATCTGCTTTATGAATACCATTAGAGGTTATGTTCATGAACCTTATATCTTCCTGAGACATGACCAAATTCGCATCTTGAGGCTCGGAAAAGTCCTGCTCGAACATTTTCTTGATGGCCGAAAGTGCCATTATCTCTTTACATCTCATCAGAGGGACAAACTTGCCAATCGAGGCTTCGTTGCTTGCAATCTCTCGCGTAGCGATGCGATGGCATCCAGCTGTCATCTCGATTTCATTTTCgcaatttctttgatttctggCTCCAACTACTCCCCAGCCCAACGTCGTGAGTATGGCGTAAGGGTCGTTTGACCTTCTAGGAAGTATTGATCTTGGTTTTAAGGCACGAACGCAATTGTTGCCAATCAGTAAGCCGATGCTTAAATGCTCTTCGTATGGCGGAATCTCTCCGGCAATTTTCTCTAAGTGGTCGTACTGGCGGGCGGTTTCCGGGCGAGGAATTTGTCCGCGCTGACCTGGTATGTGTGTTCTTGTGTACGCCTTAGGGAGGGGTATGTTTACTTTACCGTCAAATCGTGATACTACCAGGTCGTCGATTCTTTGTGTGTCGATTTTCTCTATGGCGTGCATGGTGCCCAGTTCTAGCTGGATGACAGGACCAGTAACTCCAAGCTTGTCTATTACGTCATCGGTGACGAAACAGGTATCACTCTGGTCATCCAGCACAGCATAAACCTTAACCCGGCGATCTGGGTCATTCTTATGATGGATCCACACCGGAAGGATCATGGAGGTTGTAATTTCACTACAGTTCACACAATTGTTCGTTGCTCTGATGGTTTCCTGTGTGCTTTCTTCTCTTCTCTCTTCGGCTGGGAAGCGATGGAGGGCAGTTGCGTATGCCTTCTTACACACGTCGCACTGGGCTTTTCGTTTGCATTGTCGAGCTGTGTGACCTTGATTAAGGCAGGAGAAGCATATTCCACTTGACATGCAAAGTTCTAGTCTTTCTTTGAGTGGCTTTTCCAAGAAGTTCTTGCAGGTGGATAGACCGTGTTCTCCATTACATAGCACGCACAAAGTCACGTCCGGGGGATTCTTGCGTGACGGCTCACTGCCCGTGGTACTTAAAGAGATGCCATGTCGAttcttcctttcctttctttcggGATTTCGCCTTATCTTATCCACAGAAGGTTTTCTCTCGTTTTCCAATTCCTTTCTCGTTGAAGTTAAAGCATCATGGGAAAATACGGGGTGATTGGCGTCTAAGGATGCTTCTTGCGTAAACTCAACGAAGTTTGCAAAGGAGTATTCACCACACCTCGCCTCTAGTTTCTTTGCGCTTTCTCTCCACTTATTGCCGTAGAAGATGGGCAAGCGGGCTGCGAGTTCTCGTATTGTGGAGTAACTTTCGAGCTCCTTTAAGTACTTCACGGATTTCATCGTTTCTTGCGTCATGATCAGAAAATCGCTGAATTCTTGCAGGTCTGCGCTTGTTACACACGGCGTCCAGTTTCTCGGCTTATCCCTGTATGCTTCATAAATTCTGAACGGGTTTCCGAAGCGTTCTTTCAGGGTTTTTCTTGCTCTCTTGTAAGCGTCTTCGCTTCGCAATCCCAACAGTCCGCTGCTCCACGCGTGTATTCGCCTAAATAGTAAAGCTTGTAGTTGGGGCTAACAACTTGATCTTCGATCAGTGCATCGAACGCGTTTTCCCATTTTGGGTACTCTAATATGTTTCCGTCGAAAACTGGAGGCTTGGGGACTGGAACCGTCATCCTTCGCAATAATTCGACTTGCGTCTTCTGTATTTCTGCGTTTTCTTCCTGGATGCGCCAAATTTGGGAATTGAAGTGATGTTCTGATTCTGAACTCCTCGCTGATTGGATGATATCGCGATGAACAAGGGGCGTGTTGACATCAAGTCGCGAGGGAGTGTGGAACGATGTTCCTGCGCTTGCATTTGGGATATTTTCGTTCGCGTCTGGTGAATGCTTCAACGTTCTGACAACAATAGGATCATTAACTTGATTATCCTTTTCCTTAGTCTCCATGCGGGTACTCCCTTGCGCTTGGAGTCGACCGGCTGTCTCAAAGTCGGAAATTCTATCTTTTTCGGTTTGTTTGGTTGATTTTTCCGTGGCCTCTCGCAAAACAATCGTGTCGTTTAATTCGGATTCTTGCAGAATTTTCTGAATAGCTTTAGCAGCGGAAAGTTCCCCATGCAATTCTTCTTGCTCGTCTAAACGCTCGAGTTccttttcttgaaattttaattcGTCTCGCCGCCTTTCAATTTCCTGTCGTCTTTTGAGTGTGTCCAATTTCGCCTTAATTTTTGCGGTTTCGATTGCCGCTCGCTTCGAGGAGGTCGTTGACGACGATCTAATGACGACGCCGATCTTCTGGAGCGTAGTgatttttgagaaatgagtTCAActctttccatttcttggTCTTTGATTTTGACCTTAACTTCGGCTAAACATTCTAACGCCGCATTGTTCACCTCGAGGAACTCGTCATGTTTCTCTTGTTCCCTCCCTGGGAGTTCTAATCTCATTAAAAGATCGGTCACGTTTTCATGGGCGGTTTGAAAGGTGTTCAAGGCAGCTTCTAAACCATCTTTGTAAGCATTTAGTTTTATGAGGTCCACCGGCTCTCTTAATGATTCATAGATAGTGTTTATACGCCATCGGAGGTCTTTCAACGAAGTTTGCCGTTTCTTCATGCCGATTTCCATGTCGAATTCTAGACCCTTTTCGGTGCGGTTTTTACTCCGACGCTCCCGACATTCTTCGAATTCTTCGTTAGTAACGTGGCTGTTTTCTTCAAGGTTTTTATCGCAACCACGTGCTCCTTCTAGAGTACTAACTTTCTCGATATTTTCTACTTTATCACTCTCCATTGTCTAGTTTCTGCTCATAATCCTTTTCTACTAGGGTTCTTTGAGTTCGTGAAACCCTCGTTGTTGACTGTAATGGTTTCGCTCAAGTTAGAATTGAAAATCTTGTTGCCGGGTTGTTATACGCGCAGTCGAAGACACCAAGCAAATATAGATTTACgattgtttctttaattgtTCCTGTGTATTCCTATTCTTGTGGCTTCAGGGCACTTATCGAAGCGGTCAACTGAAATAATTACATTAAGAAATCACCtaaatatttgttgttgtttttttttttatagctaAAATGATCGCAGAACTAAGCGCACGTAATATTGAACAgaacttgaaaatcaaaatctagcGAAACTTATAACGCATGAATCACAAAGTAAATTGGTGCTTACCAACGTTCACAGGTCTTGATTTCCTAAAGAATTTCGTTCTAACTTGTCCTCTCGTTTCCAAACAGATCTTGATCTCAAGGGGTCTTAAGTAGAACTGAAACATGATCTATGATCTACACTTATCTGTGATGCGGTAATCAAGGCGTTGAAGTAAATCCGACCACAAAATATTTCGCGACATATCGATTCTAAACGGAAGCGGTAACAATAAGAACTCAACCCATCCCAAACGGGAGCacaataatcaaaatgagGTTGAATTAAAGCATTGTATATTTGTACTGCAGTGGATTGAGAAACGAGGGACCTAATGCGCCTCAGAGCACCGATTGCGGAGGTTATCTTTCTGCATAGTTCTTTGATGTAATTGGACCATGAAAGTCGGTCATCAATAATCAAACCTAATGATTTGGCATGTTAAACCAAAACAAGTGTGTAATCTTATGATTGCGCTTGTTTGAGAATAGATTCtaaaaaacaaactgtttGTGGAAAAGAGAGACTTCTTTTGCTGGAATACGTATTTCTTAGTTGAAAGAAGATATTGCACAAAAAGCtttctgcaaaaagaaaatgattttcgGAAGAGCTATATAAATTTTTTCATAGAAAAACTTTGTGGAAAAGGATTATTACACTTCGAGGACTAGACATTAAAAAAGAACCGAGTTGTATTAGAGGAAATCAAAGTGTTTTCTAGACAAAAGTTAATTTGCAGTTATCTTAGCTTACCAGTTCTTTAGAATTTGTCTGCGTTC contains:
- the LOC141873674 gene encoding uncharacterized protein LOC141873674 codes for the protein MTQETMKSVKYLKELESYSTIRELAARLPIFYGNKWRESAKKLEARCGEYSFANFVEFTQEASLDANHPVFSHDALTSTRKELENERKPSVDKIRRNPERKERKNRHGISLSTTGSEPSRKNPPDVTLCVLCNGEHGLSTCKNFLEKPLKERLELCMSSGICFSCLNQGHTARQCKRKAQCDVCKKAYATALHRFPAEERREESTQETIRATNNCVNCSEITTSMILPVWIHHKNDPDRRVKVYAVLDDQSDTCFVTDDVIDKLGVTGPVIQLELGTMHAIEKIDTQRIDDLVVSRFDGKVNIPLPKAYTRTHIPGQRGQIPRPETARQYDHLEKIAGEIPPYEEHLSIGLLIGNNCVRALKPRSILPRRSNDPYAILTTLGWGVVGARNQRNCENEIEMTAGCHRIATREIASNEASIGKFVPLMRCKEIMALSAIKKMFEQDFSEPQDANLVMSQEDIRFMNITSNGIHKADNGHYEISLPLRNENVRLPCNKKHAEVLLHQLGRRFAIDSKYKEDYVAFMQKMLEEGHAEKAPERYETVWYVPHHGVYHPKKPEKLRVVFDCSADFQGHSLNRHLLQGPDLTNSLVGILCRFRQEPVAFACDIEGMFHQVHVNEEHRDLLRFLWWEQGDTTKAPTEYRMTVHLFGATSSPGCANLTFRTAADDGVNEFGVEAASFIKENFYVDDGLKSVPTVREAIELIKNSTEMCMKGGFRLHKFTSNSKEVVESTPVESRAKEIKELDLNHDLLPPERVLGIEWNIENDAFKFRITLKDKPLTRRGILSTVSSIYDPLGFAAPFLLRGKRILQLLCRESIGWDDAIPDELRMQWEMWRNELPLLETMEVSRCFKLKETENLKKAELHHFSDASTEGYGQCSYLRLVDKRNRVNCSLVMGKARVTPLKPINVPRLELTAAVVSVRVSEMLRRELRYNEIEEVFWTDSKVVQAYIHNDARRFHTFVANRVQQIRERTVPEQWKFIEGKKNPADDASRGLSPKDLLQCSRWLRGPSFLWDHHDSWRNSDNGEPESLQPDDKEVRKASSLTTHTTNKDQFATLLQ